tcatctGGAGATGGTATGTCAACAGCCGACATTGTCTTCCTAACCCCTACTCCCCAttttccacttcctccGGTTTCGGCGGAGGGgtaaagaaagaaaagcaTAAAAGTAAGAAAAGGATAACCTACCCTTATCCAGCCACGACGAGAAGTAGCTTGGTTGTTCCCGTCTTTGGTTCAGGTGGAGAGgctgaaggagatgaagaaagagcagGATCAGGGGAcaaagggagagggaggaatTCCTAGATATGTCGGTTGGCGGTAAAGGGGATGGGAGCGGGAACTGGGAGAGACAGAGGAATACGGCATTGTAAAGCGATCCGACGACATTTGCTGACCCGCGAAAAGCACCTGAGCCCTATTCGACCAGTCGCATGAAATGGCAAACGACCAACGAACGGTTAGCACTGAAAGGTGTTTTTTCAGATTCTGAGTCGGCTTGGAGCCTGAGCAACGATCGTGAAGAGAATAACGGTCGACCAAAGAAGGAcggaagatggaaagaggtgTTCATACCTTCCATTGCAAGGGCAGCTGAAGCCGAGAAGGCAGCTGAAGCCGAGAAGGCAGCTGaagccaagaagaagggagataGAAACAGCGAGAAGACGAGCACGTATACGACAACGTCTCAACGGCAGTCCCTGACGAGACGGACGTTGACGCCTTcggagatggaagacgaGGGGACACCTTTTCCACTCCCTGCTCGTCCAGAGTCAGTTCTCACACTGGTTCCGAGTACGAATATGCAGCCCCTCAGCACCTCGACCCATTTACGACCCAAAATCATCAACTCAGATTTAAACCCTATTCCCAACACAAAACGAAACACTCGGGCAACTATTACCTTTGCCCCCCAAACAACCTCCCCCGGCGCACCTTCCGCCTCCAACTCCAGATGAAGCTCAACCTTCTTTGTCACCTCTTGGTAGCAGAGTAGATTTTTACCAACCACTGTCCATCCGGCGGAAAAGGATTTTGGAAAACCCCACCCTACTTCGTTATATGAACCGCTTACAGGTGTGAGGACATATAAAGCTTCGAGAGGGTCGGAGATGTTTAGTCCTGGTTCGAGGTATATGGGGACTATTTATAGGgatggtggagatggaaatggCGCGAGAGgggcagaagaaggaaggagcTTTAGTGAAGGTACGATAGGGACCGCGCTAGGGAGCGCGAGGTCATTGAAGATgcgagatggaagagaaaatggGGAGCGTGCACCAACTTTGCCGTTATCCAAGCGGAGGTAGATTTTAACCTGATATTCAGATGGTGATGACCTAGAGCAAAGTGGTTTCATGAGTGATATAGGCTAAAGTTTAGTTAGATTTGTCTCGTCGATAATATTTGGGTTTCTTGACGAATGCAAGGGTCGCGAATATACTTTGTTCACGTGCATGCTGATGCTCATACTTATCAAAACGATCTCTGGTCTACTCTAACAAACTAAATCGTTTTAAAAATATTCCAAACCTTGCCAAGAAAAAGCTAGTTTGGATGTGATGGCTTGAGGCCGTTTtagaaaaggaaaactTGGTCCTCGAGCTTGGAGACGCTCCTAGGAGCAGGGTAACCGATCTGCGCGAGGTGACCTCTATTCAACCATATGTATCAGTAGCTGCTCATTCTGCGCAGCAAAAGGACTCACTTCATAGCATTGATCATAGGGGGAGGACCGCACATCAAAACCTTATGACCCTCACCGTGATTGGAAGAGCCAACACCAGAAGGAGGCATGGCTTCCTCGATCATCTCCTTAGTGACAAAACCGACACCACCAGTCCAGCCCTCGGGAGGGTTGTTGAGGACGTACTGATTGAAGAGTGGAGATTAGCTCCATTCAGTATGTAGAGCGAgataaagaagaagaaagggagatACCTTAACATCGAAACGGCCGTTGGATTTGGTTTGAAGCTCgtcaatctccttcttgaGCACTGCGTCCCTCGTCAATGATATCCTTAAAAAAGGGAGACAAGGAATAGAGACATACAGATGTCATCTTCCTGGACGTTGGCGTAGATCAAAGAAAGCTTGGTCTGGTCACGGGGATTCTTGACAGAGGATTTAATAATCTGGTACATGGGAGTGATACCAGTACCACCGGCAATCATGACGAGGTGAGGGGCCATGTTGGGGCTGCGAATAGTGTTAAGTGTCAAGACAccgaggaggagaggatggacATACGTGTATACAAACTTGCCCTTGGGACCCTTGACTTTAACTTCCTGGCCGATCgtaagaagagaaaggtATCGGGAGATGTTGCCTTTCTCGTAAGTCTGTTATTTTTATCAGTTGCTTGCATCGTCACAGTATTTGACATCTTGACAAACCTTGACAACTAAGTCAAAGTGTCCTTTGTCGTCATCCAAAGTAGTGGGAGTGTAAGACCTAACAACCTGCTTGCCATTGATCTCCGCGGCGACAGAGATGTGCTGACCGATGGGGAGACCGAGAGAGTCGGAAGCACGGGGAAGGGCAAATCGGTACCTAGTGCACATTGGAGAAAGTCAGCGCGAGAAAGAATACACGTCGTAAGAGAAAAGAGTACAAAGCAGTGTTGTGGGACAAGTGGTCCTTGTCAACGAGCTTGAAAGATCTCCATTCGACAGGGTCAAGGACCTTCCTGTCCTTCTCTGCCGATATCCAAATAACGCATCAGTTCCTCTGCTCCGATCATTCAGACGCGACAAGTGGTGGAGAGAACTGAccttggaagaggatgacaAGGCCAAGAATAGCAGCGACAACGAGACCGCCGAGGAAGCCGGCATGAGGGGCCAGCTTCTGAGTGAGAACCTCGATGGTGGACATGGTCGGATATCTTTCACAGAGCTGTTGTGGAGATGTAAATGGGAAATATCGGGGAAACGATAAACGGGGGTACAACCGTTGGGGAAACATTTTGTGACGTGGAACATTCCTCCCATATAATTGTTCAACTCTTATGTAGTACCACAATGGTATTTAATGTTTAATACCTCGAACAGTAACATTTCGACATCAACTTCTGGAAACCTCCGAAGGGAGTGTATCCGAGCCGCTCATGATTCCGCGAAGCTTGGTAGACCTTTACGGGAAGGCGAATGAGGTGGTACAGCGTATTCTTGGCCCGGAACAACCGTTGTCAGAAGCCGAAGAACCGATTCTCCCTAGgtcctcatcgtcttcatcagtATCATCAACCCAGCAGTCTACTCAGCCGTATCAATCCACAATAAATCACATCCTCCTTAGAAACTCTTTACCAAGGgctcttcatccatttcTATGTATATGGGCTGTGGTTTTCATTTGGTTGATCCGTCAGCAATACTACTCTGCTCCCACCCATGATCTCATCTCTTGCACAACTTCACCATGGGATGATTGGCCCCCTGATAACTGTGGGATTAATGGCGAGAGATGCGCGGACGACTTGACTTCTTTGGCTAATAGAACTTTGAGATGTATGAGCGGATGCAAAGATACCAGGCTGGGGAATGAGAGGTGGATTGGTGATGAGCGTGTCAATGGCGTGCCGCTTCTTATTGGTGGCGGAGATATGAACCATACGTACCGGTAAGCAAGCCACTCCTGTTTCAGTTTATCGGTATTAACACTGCTCCCAGAGCGGACTCTTGGATATGTGCTGCCGCGATCCAGTCTAacctcatctcctcttctctcggCGGATGCGTCACCGTCCGTCCCTTACCATATCCTGCCGGCCATTCTGACTTTATCTCATCTACCTCCCAAGGCCTCACCTCTGCAGCATTTCCTCAATATTTCCCAGGCGCTTTCACCCTTTCACACGTCTTCCTCTCTGGTTGTTGGGACTTGCACTTTATTGTCATGGGCTTCAACGCCGTGTGCTTGCTCGtcctcattctcttcctccgccctccttcctctctcctaTTCGCCGTCCTCCTTGTTCTGGGCTACTTCCAAATCACCTTATTTAGCGATGTCCCTAACTTCCCGCCCGACTGGCAATCCATTTTCGGCGGACTCATTCCTGTGCTAATCACCGGCTACTGGATCTGGAAACAAGCCTTCTCCACCACTCTCTCCCATTTCCGCGACGCACCCTTAACCCTAGCTCTTTGGCAGGGTGCAGGGTATTGGGTTGGTGTGGAGAGTTCAACGGTCTTTGCCAGGTTTCCCATCAGCAGACTCGGGTACGACACCCTGACTCCATCTGGTTTTTTGGCTCTTATGATCATTGTAGGCCTGGTCCTCGTTGTTATCGGATGCCAAGCGCTCGCCATGCGTAAGCAAGGTCTACTCCGGTACTATCTTGTCCGTTACCTCCCTTTCTTGCCTATGcttctcatcctttccaacATCCCATCTTATACCCTTCGACTACACCACTACCTCCTTGCTCTCCTTGCCATCCCCGTTTTGTCCCTCCCCAACCGACTTAGTTTAACGCTCCAAGCGTTCATGCTCGGTTTATGGCTAGATGGCATTGGGAGATGGGGGTGGGCTAGCCTTCTCGAAGAGACTTCCTCTGTGCGTCCAACCTCTCCCCtgttctttcttcctctctctgTAAGGCCTTGGACACCAAGAACTAACTTTCGAACCCTTAttcccctcctccacaGCTTCTCGGTGATGCTCCCTCCGGCTCATGGacaccctctttcctttccaacCTCAGCTCCCCTCATATCCTCTCCTGGTCACCCATTACCGCCGAACAGGCTGCGGAAGATATAACCGGATACTCGATCTTGGCCAACGATATGCAGGCATTTGCTGGATGGACGAATAGTAGTAAGTGCTGGAATCCATTTTGTTCCTCTCCTGACTTCCAGAGTGTAAGACTGACGGAGTACTTTTTTCATTTCCTTTAGCGATTGATCTGAAAGGCGTATTGAGGGAGGGGGTGAATTATTTCCGTATCGCCGTACGTCCAAACCCCCTCGCCCCTATTCATTGGTTTGGAAAAAGCTGACTAGATGAAAAAGTACGAGAAAAATGGAACATCAATGGACTTTAGCGATCCTGTCGTCCGGTGGGAGAACGGTACATGGGGCAGCATGAAAGAACCTATAGCCTTTTTCTAGAAAGTAGACTATCTCTTGTTTGTGTCCACTGTTTTTTGAGATGTTGTATTCACAATGCACAGAAATCTCATGCATACCATTACCTTTTTGGTCATTTTTGCCGTTACTTAAACAACGTACCTATCTaccttccctctcttcgCGCCCCTCATCTGCGCTTGTGTCATACCCCTCTCTCCACCCTACTGCTTTCCGCTGGGGCCAACGCGACTCTTGCAACTCCTCCATCAACCACTCATAAACATGGTCCGTATGCTACCATGTAGCAACAATATGCCTATCTCTCCTCCAGGGACTCAGATCTGCAAATTGCTCATCAATGGTTCGACCCATAGGTGCCATCGCCCGGTCCACCCAGTCGTTTTTCGACGATGTGGTAGAGATGTCGGGAATTTCACGGTGGAAGGTGATGTCACTCGGGCGTTTCGTGTCTTCAGAGTAATATTTCAGTGGGACGGATCAATATGATATGGAGGCTCTGGAAGCAGTTGGGGAGATGGGGGCTTTACCGGAATGAGAGGCTGCTCAGGTCGTGGGAGGAGCGGGAAGAACCAACTTCGACTGATCACTCTGTGAGTAATATGCCTCATTCCTCGCCGTCCACTTATTCGCCCTTCCGGCAATTGCTCGATCATTGCAAACCTCgtcatctccttcatcacctGAGGTAGATCGCTCATAGTGATATGTGCAGAAGCGCCATTCTGAAAGATGATAATCGTCTTATCGTCAATTATAATCAATTCCGTCCTTGCTGCGTTTCGAAGTGGTCATCtcggatgaagatgggCGCCGATGATGTCGTTGAGGAGGTTTGCGAGGTTCTTTATCGTCACTGTATGTCTCGCGTTGACTTTTCCGAGGCCTGGTCGACCTTTCGTCCCTGGCATGCCTGCTCCCCAAGCTACCCGTCCCGTCACCACCGTCATTATTACGCTGATGATGCCTCACTTTGCTCGCTTGTAACAGGCCAGTAATCATACAGATCTCCATATTCCTCCACCTCTACAGTCTCTTCAATGCTCATCGGTCTCAGTCTAGCTTCATTGGtgtcacgggcgtcacgtcagtcagcgtagctgcccggcgttcaatctcgaactaggaggggtggccacagaaatagaaggttggtacTAGGAATAGCCAGGGCCTAATGGAATAGGAGCTGGACTAATGGCTGACTGGGATGACTTTTACATCGAAGGGATGCTCAAATGTAAGGCAGTGGCTAGAAGAAAACAGTTTCgattttctgggactatgaaaatctatggaaGAACTACCTTcttatataccatttcccatctcgcttacttatctctctctttgacgacgtctaactctcaatggactaaggttgctggtAGACCGGAAAGGGGATAGgtgaacatcttgaccagGTCTTGGATGTAGCTAGCTTgtttgactaaggttgcttgTCTTTTTTGACGTACccatgtggtaccgaaGGCAGTCACAGGTTACACTCGGTTATGGGTGTGAACTATACTTGGAGTTAGGCTCGCGAGGCTAGTatagttcttgcataacgtcgtgacAATTGGAttccatcccttcctcaTATTCTCTCGATCCACGAACAGTTCgagaggaggaagttgTAGCCTCTGGAGGAGAATCATTTACTTCTGTCGAGTTACGCCGAGAGTTAGGTTGGCGGGTACGTGTTTGGAAGCTCTGATGATAGGAGTTGGCGGGATATCGGGTTGATATAGGAGGAGTATATTGAATCACGCCTACCGTATCGTCCATTTCTAAAAAGTGTTCATTATCCGCCCATCCTCCGGAGTTGATTGTAGAAGCAAAATTAGGATAAACCGCCGATCCACCCTGGCTCGTTGGGGGAAGAGGTTCGGTGCTCCGTCATGCAGTGGCCGCGAAGCAGGGGGGTTGTTACATCGCGGATCTGAACAAGAGCCGCTTAGAGCCGCTTGGATGACGACCTGCGGGTGTAGGCATAGTAGAGATTCGAGAGATTGGCCTAACCTTAGAAATAACAAGACCAATTCGTAGACCAGCACTAATAATAAGACCATAAATAGAGCATCCCAATACCACTTTGCATTTAGGAATGAATAAACTGCATATCCAATAGATCCATTTGTTAGATTAATTGTAATATACCAAATACCCAGAAAATAGCAAAGAATCCTACTGATAGAAACATATCACCTACTCGATTTACTGGCCGCAGTCCACAACGAGGGTCACGGTTTGACGGGTCATTACACACTGATGGCGCTTGGGTCGTAGATGTAGGGTGGATATACTTAAAATCGGTACGCCTTACATCTTAAGCGACTTCTCAGCTACATGAATTTCAA
Above is a genomic segment from Cryptococcus decagattii chromosome 13, complete sequence containing:
- a CDS encoding NADH-cytochrome b5 reductase 1; the encoded protein is MSTIEVLTQKLAPHAGFLGGLVVAAILGLVILFQEKDRKVLDPVEWRSFKLVDKDHLSHNTALYRFALPRASDSLGLPIGQHISVAAEINGKQVVRSYTPTTLDDDKGHFDLVVKTYEKGNISRYLSLLTIGQEVKVKGPKGKFVYTPNMAPHLVMIAGGTGITPMYQIIKSSVKNPRDQTKLSLIYANVQEDDILLKKEIDELQTKSNGRFDVKYVLNNPPEGWTGGVGFVTKEMIEEAMPPSGVGSSNHGEGHKVLMCGPPPMINAMKGHLAQIGYPAPRSVSKLEDQVFLF